From the Oncorhynchus keta strain PuntledgeMale-10-30-2019 chromosome 13, Oket_V2, whole genome shotgun sequence genome, the window aggtggcatcctatgacggtgccacgttgaaagtcactgagctcttcagtaggaCCATTCTACTGGAgactgcatggctgtgtgctcgattctaTACACCGGtaagcaacgggtgtggctgaaatagcagagcccactaatttgaaggggtgtccacatacttttgtatatatagcgtATTTGTGACAATATGCATGCAGTACGTGTGTGTAATCATTCAAATTCATCATATGCAGGAAGCTTCTAAACAAGGCACTTAAGGGGGGGGTATAACTTATAATATTAGAACATCTTCCATACACTTACACTGCTGCCCTACACCCTCATAAATACTAAAACACACATGACGTAGTCACACATACGAGTCACATAAAGACAAGCTCTTTCATGTGTTAAAAACAAAAACACTCATTTGACAGTAGCTGATATATTAGAGCATGAGGATGTGGGAGGAAGATTCTCTGTGCAAAGTTCACCACTTTCAGACTACACACATTCATGACTACACGCACGCAGAGGCAGGCACACGTATACACTTTCTCAAGGAGGTCCCACACTCAATAACATAAACGCATTGAATACGAGATTTCTACAGTCAGTCAAAACCAACCCAATGTAATTCAAAAGGCACTACATCAGCACAGAGACGGGGAGAGCCTTGCTGTGCTCCTGTGCGCGAGCACTGTGCACATCATTCAGGGAGGGGGATGGCGGTGGGGTTTGGATAAGGTCAGGGATCAAGGGTTAGCAGGGGGACGTCATCCTCCGAGGTCATGTCCTCCGAGAGGGGGATAAGCAGCACCTCATCCTccgaagaggagaaagagggggatgcgGAGAGGGGCAGGTAgttggtgggggaggaggaggagaacggTGAGGCGCGGAAGCGAGAGATACCGCGCCCcagagagtggaagagggaggCCAGGGAGGGGCTACTGGGGGTGGGAGGGGCAGCCACAGGGAAGCTCTGGGGGGTGGCTGGGATAGAGACgaggggtggaggaagggagGCGGGAGGCGGCGGTGGTGGGTGCTGCACCGTCTGAGGGAGCAAGCCTAGTTTCTGTTGCAACGGCAGATTGACGGCTTCCACAGCCAATGAGGAAGTTGCGGGAGTTGATTGACTGGGCTCTGCACCAGTAGAGGTGGGATCTGTCTGCTGGGGGGCGGAACTGGAAGACTGGGAGGGCCTGGAGGCAGTTCTAGGGATTAAGCCCCACCTCCGCATGCGACGGACAGCCCGGCGGACGAATCGGGGCCGGCGACGGCGACGTGGAGAGTTGGCGGTGTCCTGTCTGAGGAGCTGGAGGATACCTCTCAGAGTAAGAGAGGAAGActgatggggggagagagacaaagagaaacacagagacagagaggcaaaCTAAGTTAGTGATGGATTCCCCTTGTAAAGGAAGGAAACCAAAGAAAGGAAATCTCAAGTAATCTGTTATTTGAGGCCTTCAATTAATTGTGCTCCAATCAGAGCACAGCGGAACAAAGTTGTTGTTAGTTCCTGATCTAAGGTCacttagggttaggattgggggactgctagctgatcctagacctgttaCTAGGCTCTCACCTCGTTGGGGTTCTCTGTGGGGAAGTCCTCCACTGGAGGGATGATGCCCTGGGCAATCAGCTGACCGTAGGAGGGAGGAGCCTGCTGCTGGATCAGCGCCGCCTCTTGGCGGCTGATTGGAGCAAACATACTGcaggaggaagacagacagaaacaTATGGGTGTCTGGTCCAATAAGACAATTTGGACACAGATCAAGGGAGGCATTTGTGGGTGATGAAGCATCAACATGTAGTAAACCTGACGTGTGAGGTGCATGAGGGATACCTGTATTCTCGGGTGCGCAGTGAGTAAAGCTTGCAGGTGCAGCCCATAGCGATGACCAGCAACAGCCCACAGACCAAGCTGCCAACGGTTGCCGCGGTGATGACCTTCCGAGGCAGGGTCACGGAACAGTTCAGCTCGTCTGTCCCGTCCTTGCAGTCCACCTGGCCGTCACAGCGCcagctctcaaacacacacctggGGAAGAGACAAACGGTCAAGATGGCGTATACACTTACACACATCAAAAACACACCACGCACCCTCACAGACCATCCTCTACCTGTCACTGTCGCAGTGGAAGGTCCCAGGTTGACATATAGAACAGTCTCTCTCATCGCTCCCATCAGAACAGTACAGCTGGTAGTTACACCTCTCCTTGGCAGGGAAACACACCGGACGCCCTAGGAAGCTATGCCCCGCCAGCAGTGCCCTCTGACCAGCCACTCCACAGGCAAACTGGTCACGGGGACATCCCCTGCACCCTGCTTCGTCATGTCCCGTCTCGGGACAGTCCCAGTGCCCGTCACACTTCTGTTCCTGGGTGTAGCAGCCCCCCGCGGCACCCCCACATTTACCTTCCCAGGGGGGGCAATAGCCCCCGACACGGTAGGTGGCGTTGAAGCCCAGCCCCTCAGAGCCGGGGAGCGTACGATAGGTCAGGGAGAGGAGGCCGGTCTGGGACTCGACCTGGATGGTCTTGTAATTGGACGCATTAGTGATCTGTcacagagggaaagggagggagagggtgaagtGATTAGATTGAGTAAATTAACTTGGTTATATTAACTTTCCCAGTGATTTGGGAGGTAGAAAAGTTGGctttaaccacagatctaggatcagaccACCCTACTCTCtgatttaaaaaattaaatatcTGACTTCGTTTCAGTTTATTAGGGGCAAAGTCTACCAAACTCcattacaccccccccccccacactcacAGTTTTGAGGAGTTCCCCGGTGCCCTGCTGTCTGTCAgtgatggtgaccgtgtctccagGCCCCAGCTCCAGCAGCCGCAGGTCCAGCTTCAGAGGCCTAGAGTCCTGGGGGTCCAGGGTCCACACACAGAACAGAGGGGGGCCCCTGATGGAAGGAGGGGCGAACGTCCCATAGAAGGTCTGGAGGAGGCCCCCGCAGGTGACGACCTTGGGAGGTAGGGTCACGGTGCAGTTCAGCTCGTCTGACCCGTCCTTGCAGTCCAGCTGGCCGTCACAGCGCCAGCTCTCAAAAACACACCTGGGGCAGAGACATAAACAGTTCAGGTGGCGTATACACACACATCGAAACACACCAAACGCATGTCACATCGGAACTACACTAACACACAttaaatgcatgcacacacacaccaagtttTTTTCGGGATCAAAAGGGGGCTTAGATGGTGGGCATGGTAGGGGGTGTGACAATGGGCACAGTTATCCCTGTGAATTTGAGAAATGTTTTGAGACCCCCCCATCTTGGCAGTGTAGACATGTTTAAGCCAACGTCCTGCAATTCTTCACATTTATCCATGGAGTTGAGAGAAATTTGCCATGGCCAACACAGTGTTATTTTTGCTCAAACCAAATAAAATCAATACTGCTAAATTCTTGCTTTTAGAAATTTAGATTTCTCTTTCACGGTCTATATTTTATTTTGATGATTGTTAGTCCTCAAAAATAATCTATattgtgtgttatatatatatatatatatacacacatactgtatatatacacacacacagtggggcaaaaaagtattgtgtcagccaccaattgtgcaagttctcccacttaaaaagatgagagaggcctaaaatttcatcataggtacacttcaactatgacagacaaaatgagaaaaaaaatccagaaaaatcacattgttggattttttatttatttatttgcaaattatagtggaaaataagtatttggtcaataacaacagtttatctcaatactttgttatataccctttgttggcaatgacagaggtcaaacgttttctgtaagtcttcacaaggttttcacacactgttgctggtattttggcccattcctccatgcagatctctagagcagtgatgttttggggctgttgctgggcaacacagactttcaaacattttcgatggggttgagatctggagactggctaggccactccaggaccttgaaatgcttcttacgaagccactccttcgttgcccgggcggtgtgtttgggatcattgtcatgctgaaagacccagccacgtttcatcttcaatgcccttgctgatggaaggaggttttcactcaaaatctcatgatacatggccccattcattctttcctttacacggatcagtcgtcctggtctctttgcagaaaaacagccccaaagcatgatgtttccacccccatgcttcacagtaggtatggtattttggtttcatctgaccatatgacattctcccaatcttcttctggatcatccaaatgctctctagcaaacttgagatgggcctggacatgtactggcttaagcagggggacacgtctggcactgcaggatttgagtccctggcggcgtagtgtgttactgatggtaggctttgttactttggtcccagctctttgcaggtcattcactaagtccccccgtgtggttctgggatttttgctcaccgttcttgtgatcattttgaccccacggggtgagatcttgcgtggagccccagatcgagggagattatcagtggtcttgtatgtcttccatttcctaataattactcccacagttgatttcttcaaaccaagctgcttacctattgcagattcaggcttcccagcctggtgcaggtctacaattttgtttctggtgtcctttgacagctctttggtcttggccatagtggagtttggagtgtgactgtttgaggttgtggacaagtgtcttttatactgataacaagttcaaacaggtgccattaatacaggtattTATGCtgtatccagtatttatgctgcagtagtttatgtgtcggggggctagggtcagtttgttatatctggagtacttctcctgtcctatccggtgtcctgtgtgaatttaagtatgctctctctaattctctctttcattcggaggacctgagccctaggaccatgcctcaggactacctgacatgatgactccttgctgtccccagtccacctggccgtgctgctgctccagtttcaactgttctgcctgtgattattattatttgaccatgctgatcatttatgaacatttgaacatcttggccatgttctgttataatctccacctggtacagccagaagaggactggccaccccacatagcctggttcctctctaggtttcttcctaggttttggcctttctagccaccgtgcttcttcacctgcattgcttgccgtttggggttttaggctgggtttctgtacagcactttgagatatcagctgatgtacgaagggctatataattAAATTtgaggtaacgagtggaggacagaggagcctcttaaagaagaagttacagatctgtgagagccagaaatcttgcttgtttgtaggtgaccaaatacttactttccaccataatttgcaaataaattcattaagaatcctacaatgtgattttctggatttttttttctcattttgtctgtcatagttgaagtgtacctgtgatgaaaattacaggcctctcatctttttaagtgggagaacttgcacaattggtggctgactaaatacttttttttgccccactgtgtgtgtgtgtgtgtgtgtgtgtgtgtgtgtgtgtgtgtgtgtgtgtgtgtgtgtgtgtgtgtgtgtgtgtgtgtgtgtgtatatataaacaaaaaagtgttttgacaaatctaaatctattttatattggagattcttcaacgtagccaccctttgccttgatgacagcgttgtccactcttggcattctttcaaccagcttcacctggaatgcttttccaacagtcttgaagcagttcccacatatgctgagcactagttggctgcttttccttcactctgcggtccaactcatcccaaaccatctgaacttgattgaggtcgggtgattgtggaggccatgtcatctgacGCTTTGGAGAATCTCAATTATAAGGATTTCATTGGCAGAAAAATGACccccccccaaaacacacacacactcctctaccTGTCACTGTCGCAGTGGAAGGTCCCAGGTTGACATATAGAACAGTCTCTCTCATCGCTCCCATCAGAACAGTACAGCTGGTAGTTACACCTCTCCTTGGCAGGGAAACACACCGGACGCCCTAGGAAGCTATGCCCCGCCAGCAGTGCCCTCTGCCCAGCCACTCCACAGGCAAACTGGTCCCGGGGACATCCCCTGCACCCTGCTTCGTCATGTCCCGTCTCGGGACAGTCCCAGTGCCCATCACACTTCTGTTCCTGGGTGTAGCAGCCCCCCTCGGCACCCCCACATTTACCTTCCCAGGCGGGGCAGTAGCCCCCGACACGGTAGGTGGCATTGAAGCCTAGCCCCTCAGAGCCGGGGAGCGTACGATAAGTCAGGGAGAGGAGGCCGGTCCGGGACTCGACCTGGATGGCCTTGTAATTGGACGCGCTGGTGATCTGTCACAAATGGAAAGGGAAGATGGTGAAATGATTAGAATGAGTAAATTACCTTGGGTAATTGAACTGATCAGTCTTGTAACAAACTCTAGAGGTAGAAGTTGGCTTTCACCACAGATCAACAATAAGACTAGCCTACTTTCAATCCGAGAGTAATTAAATAATATCTGACCCCGTATCAGTTTATAAGGGGCCACTTTACCTAACTCtaagacacaaacacacccccaggCACACTCACAGTTTTGAGGAGTTCCCCGGTGCCCTGCTGTCTGTCAgtgatggtgaccgtgtctccagGCCCCAGCTCCAGCAGCCGCAGGTCCAGCTTCAGAGGCCTAGACTCCTGGGGGTCCAGGGTccacacacagaacagagaggGGCCCCTGATGGAAGGAGGGGTGAACGTCCCATAGAAGGCCTGGAGGAGGCCCCCGCAGGGCCACTCAACGGGGGCCCGGGTCACACTGGGGTGGGCTCTGTGAGCCTGGAACTGCCAGAAGTCATATATAGGATTGGTTGGCTCCTTTTCCTTGGTGTGGTCCCCATTCTCGTCTACTtgcttctctgtctcctcctcctctttctccagcTCTCCCGGTGCCTTCCCTACTGTTTCCCaatccctccctctgctgttactcCCCCCGTTCTTCTCTCTTCCGGTCTCCCGCGCCCTGTAGGACTCTGGTGTGGCGGTGGCCACCACTGTTTTGCCATGCTCAGGATCCAGATTCAGGatcttcatctctccatcacaGTCTTGCTCGTCTATGCCCAGGCCCACCCCTTCACCCAGGCACTCCACCCGGCCGTTACAACGCCACGACAGGGGCAGGCAGCGCCCACCCAAACACTCAAAGTCCACACCCGTACAGTCCCCGgagtctagagagagaggagtggcagggaaagggggagagggagaagagctgATATTTCTATTAGCTATATTACATTTCCTGGTACTCAAA encodes:
- the LOC118392083 gene encoding low-density lipoprotein receptor-related protein 10 — translated: MTVSFNLCVINILFVTAYSSLELVSSTAHCGRSPQVLEAARGEIRSFVHRSSSYRPRPFYCSWIIKAHVGEPVILSFSQFSTRCKKEWVSVTSSTGKPITLCGSDLPKPMELMGGNITVTHHFLPHLFPVSAFRLGYVRDSGDCTGVDFECLGGRCLPLSWRCNGRVECLGEGVGLGIDEQDCDGEMKILNLDPEHGKTVVATATPESYRARETGREKNGGSNSRGRDWETVGKAPGELEKEEEETEKQVDENGDHTKEKEPTNPIYDFWQFQAHRAHPSVTRAPVEWPCGGLLQAFYGTFTPPSIRGPSLFCVWTLDPQESRPLKLDLRLLELGPGDTVTITDRQQGTGELLKTITSASNYKAIQVESRTGLLSLTYRTLPGSEGLGFNATYRVGGYCPAWEGKCGGAEGGCYTQEQKCDGHWDCPETGHDEAGCRGCPRDQFACGVAGQRALLAGHSFLGRPVCFPAKERCNYQLYCSDGSDERDCSICQPGTFHCDSDRCVFESWRCDGQLDCKDGSDELNCTVTLPPKVVTCGGLLQTFYGTFAPPSIRGPPLFCVWTLDPQDSRPLKLDLRLLELGPGDTVTITDRQQGTGELLKTITNASNYKTIQVESQTGLLSLTYRTLPGSEGLGFNATYRVGGYCPPWEGKCGGAAGGCYTQEQKCDGHWDCPETGHDEAGCRGCPRDQFACGVAGQRALLAGHSFLGRPVCFPAKERCNYQLYCSDGSDERDCSICQPGTFHCDSDRCVFESWRCDGQVDCKDGTDELNCSVTLPRKVITAATVGSLVCGLLLVIAMGCTCKLYSLRTREYSMFAPISRQEAALIQQQAPPSYGQLIAQGIIPPVEDFPTENPNESSSLTLRGILQLLRQDTANSPRRRRRPRFVRRAVRRMRRWGLIPRTASRPSQSSSSAPQQTDPTSTGAEPSQSTPATSSLAVEAVNLPLQQKLGLLPQTVQHPPPPPPASLPPPLVSIPATPQSFPVAAPPTPSSPSLASLFHSLGRGISRFRASPFSSSSPTNYLPLSASPSFSSSEDEVLLIPLSEDMTSEDDVPLLTLDP